Proteins from one Thalassophryne amazonica chromosome 20, fThaAma1.1, whole genome shotgun sequence genomic window:
- the LOC117502174 gene encoding progranulin-like isoform X2 has translation MLLLTLWMFVGVTGWNVVSSVLCPDGKRCPDLSTCCPTSHGYGCCIYPQAVCCADGSHCCPSGYHCNLLTMMCEKENQPWMNVPMLKELAEGEPQKPVEKPDNALISDHSVEKQNSNIVYCDNYHYCYDGTTCCRYTFSGWYCCPYSPGQCCRDGLHCCPFGYDCDSTFTHCVRRNLRYPFLVKQEQLSVPASHISTVENNDSHQEMRALSESTKVGVIRCDSEFYCSDGTSCCKVPGSTSQWNCCPYKLGQCCNDGKHCCPFNYTCDPTSKTCQQKYNQVPFETKPAKKD, from the exons ATGTTGCTGCTCACTTTGTGGATGTTTGTGGGAGTGACGGGGTGGAATGTAGTGTCCTCCGTCCTGTGTCCCGATGGGAAGCGCTGTCCTGATTTATCAACCTGCTGTCCCACCAGTCATGGGTATGGCTGCTGTATTTACCCACAG GCGGTGTGCTGTGCCGACGGGTCTCACTGCTGCCCATCGGGTTATCACTGCAACTTGCTTACAATGATGTGCGAGAAAGAAAACCAGCCGTGGATGAACGTGCCCATGCTGAAGGAGCTGGCAGAGGGGGAACCACAAAAACCTGTTGAGAAACCCGACAACGCCCTCATCTCGGACCATTCTGTAGAGAAACAGAACTCAAATATTGTTTACTGTGACAACTATCATTACTGTTACGATGGCACCACCTGCTGCAGATACACTTTCAGTGGCTGGTACTGTTGCCCCTACTCCCCC GGTCAGTGCTGTCGGGATGGCTTACACTGCTGTCCATTTGGATATGACTGTGACTCCACCTTCACCCACTGTGTGAGGCGAAACCTTCGATATCCCTTCCTGGTGAAACAAGAGCAACTTTCCGTCCCTGCCTCTCACATCTCAACTGTTGAAAACAACGACAGCCATCAAGAG ATGAGGGCTCTATCAGAGTCCACCAAGGTGGGAGTTATTCGCTGTGATTCTGAGTTCTATTGCTCAGATGGAACATCTTGCTGCAAAGTACCAGGATCAACCAGCCAGTGGAACTGCTGTCCATATAAACTG GGTCAGTGTTGCAACGATGGTAAACACTGCTGTCCGTTTAACTACACCTGTGACCCGACCTCCAAGACCTGCCAACAAAAGTACAATCAAGTGCCCTTTGAAACAAAACCCGCCAAGAAAGACTGA
- the LOC117502174 gene encoding progranulin-like isoform X1 yields the protein MLLLTLWMFVGVTGWNVVSSVLCPDGKRCPDLSTCCPTSHGYGCCIYPQAVCCADGSHCCPSGYHCNLLTMMCEKENQPWMNVPMLKELAEGEPQKPVEKPDNALISDHSVEKQNSNIVYCDNYHYCYDGTTCCRYTFSGWYCCPYSPGQCCRDGLHCCPFGYDCDSTFTHCVRRNLRYPFLVKQEQLSVPASHISTVENNDSHQEMPMRALSESTKVGVIRCDSEFYCSDGTSCCKVPGSTSQWNCCPYKLGQCCNDGKHCCPFNYTCDPTSKTCQQKYNQVPFETKPAKKD from the exons ATGTTGCTGCTCACTTTGTGGATGTTTGTGGGAGTGACGGGGTGGAATGTAGTGTCCTCCGTCCTGTGTCCCGATGGGAAGCGCTGTCCTGATTTATCAACCTGCTGTCCCACCAGTCATGGGTATGGCTGCTGTATTTACCCACAG GCGGTGTGCTGTGCCGACGGGTCTCACTGCTGCCCATCGGGTTATCACTGCAACTTGCTTACAATGATGTGCGAGAAAGAAAACCAGCCGTGGATGAACGTGCCCATGCTGAAGGAGCTGGCAGAGGGGGAACCACAAAAACCTGTTGAGAAACCCGACAACGCCCTCATCTCGGACCATTCTGTAGAGAAACAGAACTCAAATATTGTTTACTGTGACAACTATCATTACTGTTACGATGGCACCACCTGCTGCAGATACACTTTCAGTGGCTGGTACTGTTGCCCCTACTCCCCC GGTCAGTGCTGTCGGGATGGCTTACACTGCTGTCCATTTGGATATGACTGTGACTCCACCTTCACCCACTGTGTGAGGCGAAACCTTCGATATCCCTTCCTGGTGAAACAAGAGCAACTTTCCGTCCCTGCCTCTCACATCTCAACTGTTGAAAACAACGACAGCCATCAAGAG ATGCCTATGAGGGCTCTATCAGAGTCCACCAAGGTGGGAGTTATTCGCTGTGATTCTGAGTTCTATTGCTCAGATGGAACATCTTGCTGCAAAGTACCAGGATCAACCAGCCAGTGGAACTGCTGTCCATATAAACTG GGTCAGTGTTGCAACGATGGTAAACACTGCTGTCCGTTTAACTACACCTGTGACCCGACCTCCAAGACCTGCCAACAAAAGTACAATCAAGTGCCCTTTGAAACAAAACCCGCCAAGAAAGACTGA